The following proteins are co-located in the Haloplanus sp. HW8-1 genome:
- a CDS encoding carbohydrate ABC transporter permease gives MVFTDRISNRIQSTLSGILPYQERLQVRKVALYAVVVLTCAVMMFPMYWMLVASVQPYDHIVRTPTWFPTQVLAALQIDAYISVFADRNFERWYFNSVLVAVIAIVSTVGASTLAGYGLTRVQFRGRKNFARLILFSYMFPPILLAFPQYQIWRRLGLLNSYIGISVAHIAISLPFAMWMMWKFFQTVPIAYEEAAWMNGASQFHSFKDVAIPMAKPGMVAVAIFTFAVSWNDFTMATILLPDSSMQTLPPAVQTFVQQNYVYWGQIMAASTLMSIPPFLLVYKLQESILEGFRTGGL, from the coding sequence ATGGTATTCACCGATAGGATCTCGAACCGGATCCAGTCGACCCTCTCGGGAATCCTCCCCTACCAGGAGCGCCTGCAGGTGAGGAAGGTGGCGCTGTACGCCGTCGTCGTCCTGACGTGTGCCGTGATGATGTTCCCGATGTACTGGATGCTGGTGGCGTCGGTCCAGCCGTACGACCACATCGTGCGGACCCCGACGTGGTTCCCGACGCAGGTGCTCGCCGCCCTGCAGATCGACGCGTACATCAGCGTGTTCGCCGACCGTAACTTCGAACGCTGGTACTTCAACAGCGTCCTCGTGGCCGTGATCGCGATCGTCTCGACCGTGGGCGCGTCCACGCTGGCGGGCTACGGCCTGACCCGGGTCCAGTTCCGCGGCCGAAAGAACTTCGCCCGGCTGATCCTGTTCAGCTACATGTTCCCGCCGATCCTGCTGGCGTTCCCGCAGTACCAGATCTGGCGGCGGCTGGGCCTGCTGAACAGCTACATCGGGATCAGCGTCGCTCACATCGCCATTTCGTTGCCGTTCGCGATGTGGATGATGTGGAAGTTCTTCCAGACGGTCCCCATCGCGTACGAGGAGGCCGCGTGGATGAACGGGGCCTCACAGTTCCACTCGTTCAAGGACGTGGCGATCCCGATGGCGAAACCCGGAATGGTCGCCGTGGCCATCTTCACGTTCGCAGTTAGCTGGAACGACTTCACGATGGCGACGATCCTGCTCCCGGATAGTTCCATGCAGACACTGCCACCCGCAGTCCAGACGTTCGTCCAGCAGAACTACGTCTACTGGGGGCAGATCATGGCGGCGTCGACGCTGATGTCGATCCCGCCGTTCCTGTTGGTGTACAAGTTGCAGGAAAGCATCCTCGAAGGATTCCGCACCGGAGGACTCTAA
- a CDS encoding carbohydrate ABC transporter permease — translation MSTLQDTVNNWFRIPKKSWDGLLESLFGDKKALIGLTVGPAALLMLFASFLPILWALNLSLYDAGALSPTWTWVGIENYIGVLNSPSYWNAFWRSVSFGFGSVALQLVIGVGTALMLSREFRGVVLARAMIFLPYLIPTVVVGMVFRLMLNGNYGIINVFLVDIGLINQPIGWLSSGDIALPTLIVANSWKFAIFITIMVLARLQSIPNEFYEAATMNGAGPLRKFRDITLPQIKGVILLTLLLRGIWMFNKFDIIYIMTTGGPGSATTTLPIYIFEVAFLDFKLGQAGAIAGTLFAFLGAGAIVYFVGFNPAEEVGR, via the coding sequence ATGAGTACATTACAAGACACAGTTAATAACTGGTTCAGAATACCGAAAAAATCCTGGGATGGACTGCTCGAAAGCCTGTTTGGGGACAAGAAGGCCCTCATCGGGTTGACCGTCGGGCCAGCCGCGCTGTTGATGTTGTTCGCGTCGTTCCTGCCGATCCTGTGGGCGCTCAATCTCAGCCTCTACGACGCAGGCGCCCTGTCGCCGACGTGGACGTGGGTGGGTATCGAGAACTACATCGGCGTGCTGAACAGCCCGTCTTACTGGAACGCGTTCTGGCGCAGCGTCTCGTTCGGCTTCGGCTCGGTCGCGCTCCAGCTCGTCATCGGCGTCGGCACGGCGCTGATGCTCTCGCGGGAGTTCCGGGGCGTCGTCCTCGCGCGAGCGATGATCTTCCTCCCGTATCTCATTCCGACCGTGGTGGTCGGGATGGTGTTCCGGCTGATGCTCAACGGGAACTACGGGATCATCAACGTCTTCCTCGTCGACATCGGGCTCATCAACCAGCCCATCGGATGGCTGTCGTCGGGTGACATCGCCCTGCCGACCCTGATCGTCGCGAACTCCTGGAAGTTCGCCATCTTCATCACGATCATGGTGCTGGCCCGGCTACAGTCGATCCCCAACGAGTTCTACGAGGCGGCCACGATGAACGGGGCGGGGCCGCTCCGGAAGTTCCGGGACATCACACTTCCCCAGATCAAGGGCGTCATTCTGCTCACGCTGCTGCTGCGGGGCATCTGGATGTTCAACAAGTTCGACATCATCTACATCATGACCACCGGTGGCCCGGGATCGGCGACGACGACGCTCCCGATCTACATCTTCGAGGTGGCGTTCCTCGACTTCAAACTCGGCCAGGCCGGTGCGATCGCCGGGACGCTGTTCGCGTTCCTCGGGGCTGGCGCCATCGTCTACTTCGTCGGCTTCAACCCCGCTGAGGAGGTGGGTCGCTGA
- a CDS encoding ABC transporter substrate-binding protein yields the protein MTDQPDSVDDVMNSPEGSQAEEDPERRDFLKGVSAAAAGGATMLAGCSGGGGGGGDGGDGGDGGDGGGGDGGDGGDGGGGDGGGSSTSETVHFISMEQSPAFKEFWNKTGSQFEEQTGTSVNVTYAWDTGYNKRIAQLLQAGDPPDVINLEEFNVGQYVTQNLLADVTDVVDDFKEKTNFPSQYRIKYEGGDRWFPSFCAPNVRWYRGDVMEEVGFEGSSALGTPTTYEEWGDFMQTVDEEKDDMAGGSIATGATFLGTNTTLCHIWASGARTTQWASDSNEQIEAALPDYKQEIKASLDYLKDFYEYSADTANWSWTETTDAFANGDVGESFYGGARPQVQAHKRGRSWAQDVTLGPFPNNPDADNDVDYTFPSGWGIMDGGQATEAAKEYVSMIMMDDDLLTEFYQITPVHNAPLSESRRDPSHPMWDVDLVNNSMTSEQIGFYLDQIPKGQPIAAETQPPNYKASSAFTTFGLGDLVYEYVNQGNSLDSAIEAAVTQMQGAL from the coding sequence ATGACAGATCAGCCAGACTCGGTAGACGACGTGATGAATAGTCCGGAAGGAAGCCAAGCGGAAGAGGACCCCGAGCGGCGGGACTTCCTGAAAGGGGTTTCGGCCGCTGCCGCGGGCGGCGCCACGATGCTCGCCGGTTGTTCCGGCGGCGGTGGCGGCGGTGGCGACGGCGGCGACGGCGGTGACGGCGGTGACGGCGGCGGCGGTGACGGCGGTGACGGCGGTGACGGCGGTGGCGGCGACGGTGGCGGCTCCTCCACCAGCGAGACCGTCCACTTCATCTCGATGGAGCAGTCCCCGGCGTTCAAGGAGTTCTGGAACAAGACCGGGAGCCAGTTCGAGGAACAGACCGGCACGTCGGTCAACGTGACCTACGCGTGGGACACGGGATACAACAAGCGGATCGCCCAACTGCTCCAGGCGGGTGACCCGCCGGACGTCATCAACCTCGAGGAGTTCAACGTCGGTCAGTACGTCACCCAGAACCTGCTTGCCGACGTCACCGACGTCGTCGACGACTTCAAGGAGAAGACCAACTTCCCGAGCCAGTACCGGATCAAATACGAGGGCGGCGATCGGTGGTTCCCCTCGTTCTGTGCTCCGAACGTTCGGTGGTACCGCGGCGACGTCATGGAGGAAGTCGGCTTCGAAGGCTCCAGCGCCCTCGGAACGCCGACCACCTACGAGGAGTGGGGCGACTTCATGCAGACCGTCGACGAGGAGAAAGACGACATGGCGGGCGGGAGCATCGCCACCGGGGCGACGTTCCTGGGGACCAACACGACGCTCTGTCACATCTGGGCGAGCGGTGCCCGGACCACCCAGTGGGCGAGCGACAGCAACGAACAGATCGAGGCCGCCCTGCCCGATTACAAACAGGAGATCAAGGCCTCCCTCGACTACCTCAAGGACTTCTACGAGTACTCCGCCGACACGGCGAACTGGAGTTGGACCGAGACGACCGACGCCTTCGCCAACGGCGACGTCGGCGAGAGCTTCTACGGCGGCGCTCGCCCGCAGGTGCAGGCACACAAGCGCGGCCGGTCCTGGGCGCAAGACGTCACACTCGGGCCCTTCCCCAACAACCCCGACGCCGACAACGACGTCGACTACACCTTCCCCTCCGGCTGGGGGATCATGGATGGCGGCCAGGCGACGGAAGCCGCCAAGGAGTACGTCTCGATGATCATGATGGACGACGACCTCCTCACGGAGTTCTACCAGATCACGCCGGTGCACAACGCGCCGCTGAGCGAGTCCCGGCGTGACCCGTCCCACCCGATGTGGGACGTGGACCTCGTCAACAATTCCATGACGTCGGAGCAGATCGGGTTCTACCTCGACCAGATTCCGAAGGGACAGCCGATCGCCGCGGAGACCCAGCCGCCGAACTACAAGGCCTCCTCGGCCTTCACGACCTTCGGCCTCGGGGACCTGGTGTACGAGTACGTCAACCAAGGCAACTCCCTGGACAGCGCTATCGAGGCCGCAGTCACCCAGATGCAGGGCGCCCTGTGA
- a CDS encoding cupin domain-containing protein yields MDHSQSYHLYDVDEPEVRDRLGIDIQFLMNVDQGDTQMFDQGIITVDPGESVTPHVHRYSGETFYGLDGEGEIVVDGESVPCHADDHLVFIPPGVPHYPRNPADRDGPFRAMFIHSPAVLNGDTYTVDEDGNPADLEK; encoded by the coding sequence ATGGATCACTCGCAGTCGTACCACCTCTACGACGTCGACGAACCGGAAGTCAGAGACCGCCTCGGGATCGACATTCAGTTCCTGATGAACGTCGATCAGGGCGACACGCAGATGTTCGATCAGGGGATCATCACCGTCGATCCGGGGGAATCGGTCACGCCGCACGTCCACCGGTATAGCGGGGAGACCTTCTATGGACTCGACGGCGAAGGTGAGATCGTCGTCGACGGCGAGTCGGTGCCCTGTCACGCCGACGACCACCTCGTGTTCATTCCGCCGGGAGTGCCACACTACCCGCGGAATCCGGCGGACCGTGACGGGCCGTTCCGGGCGATGTTCATCCACTCGCCCGCGGTCCTGAACGGGGATACGTACACCGTCGACGAGGACGGGAACCCGGCGGACCTCGAAAAGTAG
- a CDS encoding MFS transporter translates to MTDHSATNTETDREPLLTGYPGRLLTLILVGTVAAFVGRNIFGPLLPAIIETLDITSAEAGIALTVMWASIALTQYPGGLLSDQLSYKTVLIGAMAVMSTGFVLLTQVTTYAGFVGGLVVMGLGAGLFTPSSYAQLAALFDARRGQAFGLYTSSIDTGTSLSGALAVGVLAVTTWRVGGITVATTWHVSFVPVVIVLVGVAAALHVHHRGTYETGIRGCELNVRGTVSRILGNPLVRWTVVAYVMYSFIFQGILGFLPAFLRFGKGYPQTFANNAFIGFFMIGAVARVVAGALGDRIRHLTVAIGSALVGMAGLLVLFVAESSGPVLVGLGLLAVGITGFPPVVNAYLMGLFPDASMGGDYGGTRTLLIFLGSLGPTYIGTVAQAFSYELAFAALLPFFLGSTACLCWLRVQ, encoded by the coding sequence ATGACGGACCACTCAGCCACGAACACGGAGACGGACCGGGAACCGCTGTTGACCGGCTACCCCGGACGGCTCCTGACGTTGATCCTCGTCGGGACGGTCGCCGCCTTCGTCGGGCGAAACATCTTCGGCCCCTTGCTGCCGGCGATCATCGAGACGCTCGACATCACGTCCGCCGAGGCAGGAATCGCACTCACCGTGATGTGGGCCTCGATCGCCCTCACGCAGTATCCCGGCGGCCTGTTGTCCGACCAGCTATCGTACAAGACGGTGCTGATCGGGGCGATGGCGGTCATGTCGACCGGGTTCGTGCTCCTCACGCAGGTCACGACGTACGCCGGGTTCGTCGGCGGCCTCGTCGTGATGGGCCTCGGAGCCGGACTGTTCACGCCGTCTTCGTACGCACAGCTCGCGGCTCTGTTCGACGCGCGCCGGGGACAGGCGTTCGGCCTCTACACGTCGTCGATCGACACGGGCACGTCGCTGTCTGGCGCGCTCGCGGTTGGGGTCCTCGCCGTCACGACGTGGCGGGTCGGCGGCATCACGGTCGCGACGACGTGGCACGTCTCGTTCGTTCCGGTCGTGATCGTGCTCGTCGGCGTCGCCGCGGCGCTCCACGTCCACCACCGGGGGACCTACGAAACCGGCATCCGAGGATGCGAACTGAACGTGCGGGGGACCGTCTCGCGGATCCTGGGGAATCCGCTCGTCCGCTGGACCGTCGTGGCCTACGTTATGTACAGTTTCATCTTTCAGGGCATCCTGGGGTTTCTCCCAGCGTTTCTCCGGTTCGGGAAGGGCTACCCACAGACGTTCGCGAACAACGCCTTCATCGGCTTTTTCATGATCGGTGCGGTCGCCCGCGTCGTGGCGGGGGCGCTCGGCGACCGGATACGGCATCTTACGGTCGCCATCGGGTCGGCGCTGGTCGGGATGGCGGGACTTCTCGTCCTGTTCGTCGCGGAATCGTCGGGACCGGTCCTCGTCGGTCTGGGACTGCTCGCGGTAGGGATCACCGGCTTTCCGCCCGTCGTCAACGCGTATCTCATGGGCCTCTTTCCCGACGCGAGTATGGGTGGAGACTACGGCGGCACCCGAACGCTCCTCATCTTCCTGGGGAGTCTGGGACCGACGTACATCGGCACGGTGGCGCAGGCGTTCAGTTACGAACTCGCCTTCGCGGCGCTCCTGCCGTTCTTTCTCGGTAGCACCGCGTGTCTCTGCTGGCTCCGGGTGCAGTGA
- a CDS encoding TCP-1/cpn60 chaperonin family protein yields the protein MSEREVNRISSAERIEADDFQEAAFGAVRSLGDIVRATYGPHGRDKLMVDPHGDGFVSNQGSDILHRLDVRDPVGGMLVDACGDADRLPDGSTFGVLLAAALIDEAEELVERGVSPVTVARGYERAATTAVEALDDVALQLERTDRERYALVTTAINGRFVDSQIDHLRQVSIDVASVLAPDFSLDDVHFEQDIRLGIDQSRVIQGTILRSDVPHDGMPQDVVDADVLLLSDPVSRLDVEDLSAIDGVDVSGPEAMSAISDSRDEQYEAALGTLCDSGADVVVCAGHLNGETLAALADAGILAFHQLTDEKFDRVRAAVGGDVAAPGGIADATLGHSGRVTVTELGSGSIKGTLFADCADTDIASVVVNAGTATGGDLTERILKQGIGALASVSADPRAIPGGGAAELVAASGVRASAAETAGKKQLAVDAFAEALETPVAQLIRNSGYDPLDVLPRLRSDHDAGERDAALDVDTGEVTSAYETGIIEPIGIKRLALDTATEFASSVLRTDAILPRTGGDDTNLQEHAPATEDMWGPEDA from the coding sequence ATGAGTGAACGAGAGGTAAATCGGATCTCGTCGGCGGAACGCATCGAGGCCGACGACTTCCAGGAGGCAGCGTTCGGAGCCGTCCGTTCCCTCGGGGACATCGTCCGGGCAACCTACGGGCCACACGGACGGGACAAACTGATGGTCGACCCGCACGGCGACGGCTTCGTCTCGAATCAGGGCTCCGACATCCTCCATCGCCTCGACGTTCGCGATCCGGTCGGTGGAATGCTCGTGGACGCGTGTGGGGACGCCGACCGCCTCCCCGATGGGTCGACCTTCGGGGTCCTGCTCGCCGCGGCACTGATCGACGAGGCCGAGGAACTCGTCGAACGAGGGGTATCTCCCGTCACGGTCGCACGGGGGTACGAACGGGCGGCGACGACCGCGGTCGAAGCCCTCGACGACGTGGCGCTCCAACTCGAACGGACCGATCGGGAGCGATACGCACTCGTCACCACCGCGATCAACGGCCGGTTCGTCGACTCGCAGATCGATCACCTCCGGCAGGTGTCCATCGACGTCGCCAGCGTCCTGGCTCCGGACTTCTCGCTCGACGACGTCCACTTCGAACAAGACATCCGACTCGGGATCGACCAGTCGCGGGTCATCCAGGGGACGATCCTGCGCAGCGACGTACCCCACGACGGGATGCCACAGGACGTCGTCGATGCGGACGTCCTCCTGCTTTCCGACCCGGTCTCCCGACTCGACGTCGAGGATCTGAGCGCGATCGACGGGGTCGACGTCTCCGGACCGGAAGCGATGAGCGCGATCAGTGACTCCCGCGACGAGCAGTACGAGGCGGCTCTCGGAACGCTCTGTGACAGCGGAGCGGACGTGGTCGTCTGTGCGGGACACCTCAACGGTGAGACCCTCGCCGCCCTCGCGGACGCCGGGATCCTCGCGTTCCACCAACTCACGGACGAGAAGTTCGACCGCGTCCGTGCGGCGGTAGGAGGGGACGTCGCCGCACCGGGCGGTATCGCGGACGCGACGCTCGGTCACTCGGGGCGGGTGACGGTGACGGAACTCGGCTCGGGATCGATCAAGGGTACCCTGTTTGCCGACTGCGCCGATACCGACATCGCGTCGGTCGTCGTCAACGCGGGGACGGCGACCGGCGGCGATCTGACCGAACGCATCCTCAAGCAGGGGATCGGGGCGCTGGCATCCGTGTCCGCCGATCCGCGTGCGATCCCCGGCGGCGGCGCGGCGGAACTCGTCGCCGCCAGTGGCGTCCGGGCGTCGGCGGCCGAGACGGCCGGCAAGAAGCAACTGGCCGTCGACGCGTTCGCCGAGGCGCTGGAGACACCGGTCGCACAGTTGATACGGAACTCGGGGTACGACCCGCTCGACGTACTCCCCCGTCTGCGAAGCGACCACGACGCGGGCGAGCGCGACGCCGCGCTCGACGTCGACACCGGCGAGGTCACGTCGGCATACGAGACCGGGATCATCGAGCCCATCGGCATCAAACGGCTCGCGCTCGACACCGCGACGGAGTTCGCGTCGTCGGTGCTCCGCACCGACGCGATCCTCCCCCGAACGGGAGGAGACGATACGAACCTCCAGGAACACGCGCCAGCCACCGAGGACATGTGGGGACCTGAAGACGCCTGA
- a CDS encoding zinc-dependent alcohol dehydrogenase, whose protein sequence is MPANETTESMVLSDAETLELREFEVPDVSAEGALLDVEMTSVCGTDIGLYSGQEHFSNLPLVMGHEVVGRVVDGAEESLAKMGVEVGDRVMPEPYVPCYDCEYCQSGDYHMCEENRCFGVSISCSEPPHLWGGYGEYMYLPPNTRVHAVDEATPAKAACLGSVIGNGVRWVVEKGDVDPGDDVVIIGPGAQGLASVVVADEAGADPIVLAGLSTDGHRFDVGTSLGATDTVFVDEPNTEERIDDLTGGDGASVVVVTAPSSQAIQLGLSVVEPKGRVVLPGLVGETTEIDTDSLVHDEVMLIGGRGQALNVERAMDIVARRGEDIAAINTHEFAVSDAETAIKQQLPGDEFTPDITHAVLTPET, encoded by the coding sequence ATGCCAGCGAACGAGACGACTGAGTCGATGGTGCTGTCCGACGCGGAAACGCTCGAACTTCGCGAGTTCGAGGTCCCGGACGTCTCGGCGGAGGGCGCGCTCCTCGACGTCGAGATGACGTCGGTCTGTGGGACCGACATCGGCCTCTACTCCGGACAGGAGCACTTCTCCAACCTGCCGCTCGTCATGGGTCACGAGGTCGTCGGCCGCGTCGTCGACGGGGCCGAGGAGAGCCTCGCGAAGATGGGCGTCGAGGTCGGTGACCGCGTGATGCCCGAGCCGTACGTTCCGTGTTACGACTGTGAGTACTGCCAATCCGGGGACTACCACATGTGCGAGGAGAACCGGTGTTTCGGCGTCTCGATCAGCTGTTCGGAACCGCCACACCTCTGGGGCGGGTACGGCGAGTACATGTATCTCCCGCCGAACACCCGCGTCCACGCGGTCGACGAGGCGACGCCGGCGAAGGCCGCCTGTCTCGGCTCGGTGATCGGCAACGGCGTCCGATGGGTCGTCGAGAAAGGCGACGTGGATCCGGGAGACGACGTGGTGATCATCGGCCCGGGCGCTCAGGGGCTCGCGTCCGTCGTCGTCGCGGACGAGGCGGGCGCGGACCCGATCGTCCTCGCCGGCCTCTCGACGGACGGCCATCGGTTCGACGTCGGCACGTCGCTCGGCGCGACGGACACCGTGTTCGTCGACGAACCGAACACCGAAGAGCGGATCGACGACCTCACCGGGGGTGACGGCGCGTCGGTCGTCGTGGTGACGGCCCCGTCCTCGCAGGCCATCCAGCTCGGCCTGTCGGTCGTCGAGCCCAAGGGACGGGTCGTGCTGCCGGGACTGGTCGGGGAGACGACGGAGATAGACACCGACAGCCTCGTCCACGACGAAGTCATGCTCATCGGCGGTCGGGGGCAGGCACTCAACGTCGAACGCGCGATGGACATCGTCGCCAGACGGGGCGAGGACATCGCGGCGATCAACACCCACGAGTTCGCGGTCAGCGACGCCGAGACGGCGATCAAACAACAACTCCCCGGCGACGAGTTCACGCCGGATATCACCCACGCGGTGCTCACCCCGGAAACCTGA
- a CDS encoding SDR family NAD(P)-dependent oxidoreductase gives MGSRLAGRTAIVTGAAQGIGRRIAEELGTEGADVIVADIDAAAAADTADEFESSGITATAVECDVSSMADAERLVERTVEEFGSLDILVNNAGISRGERFQDITPEEWQQVMDVNLNGVYNCSVQAAPEMAEADGGRILNISSIAGQNISYEGPANYTASKWGVIGLTKHMAWDLAEYGIRVNALCPGGTLTPLIEELTTPEERSETREKIPLDRWAEPEDHADAALFLVSDRSSYITGTTLTVDGGLTLGIRHEV, from the coding sequence ATGGGTTCTCGATTGGCCGGACGGACGGCTATCGTCACCGGTGCAGCGCAGGGAATCGGTCGGCGGATCGCCGAGGAACTCGGGACCGAAGGGGCCGACGTGATCGTCGCGGACATCGACGCCGCGGCGGCGGCCGACACCGCCGACGAGTTCGAATCGTCGGGGATCACGGCCACCGCGGTCGAGTGTGACGTCTCGTCGATGGCGGACGCGGAGCGACTCGTCGAGCGGACGGTCGAGGAGTTCGGAAGCCTCGACATCCTGGTCAACAACGCCGGCATCTCGCGTGGCGAGCGCTTCCAGGACATCACGCCCGAGGAGTGGCAACAGGTCATGGACGTCAACCTGAACGGCGTGTACAACTGCTCGGTCCAAGCGGCTCCGGAGATGGCCGAGGCGGACGGCGGGCGGATCCTCAACATCTCCTCGATCGCGGGCCAGAACATCAGCTACGAGGGGCCGGCGAACTACACCGCCTCGAAGTGGGGTGTCATCGGCCTCACGAAACACATGGCGTGGGACCTCGCCGAGTACGGCATCCGCGTCAACGCGCTCTGTCCCGGCGGGACGCTCACGCCGCTCATCGAGGAGTTGACGACGCCGGAGGAGCGCAGCGAGACGCGAGAGAAGATCCCGCTCGATCGCTGGGCGGAACCCGAGGACCACGCCGACGCGGCGCTGTTTCTCGTCTCCGACCGATCGTCGTACATCACCGGGACGACGCTGACCGTCGACGGTGGCCTCACCCTCGGCATCCGCCACGAAGTCTGA
- the aldA gene encoding aldehyde dehydrogenase, with the protein MSAEHPQPGGHYIAGQWRDSAGTDYTAVRNPATEEVLEEYPNATPAEVREAIDAANQAQVDWGRRPAKERGDLVREVADLLLAHQDELASLLVEEQGKPRSVAEGEIAASADLAEYMAEWDRRIEGDILPGDSRDESIHLQRQPVGVVAGIIPWNYPIAVFIRKFAPALTAGNALVAKPSEVTPMATIRLAELIDEHVDLPDGVFNLVLGAGETGEELVTSPDVDMISMTGNVETGKQIMRQAADNLTEVSLELGGKAPAIVWKDADIDAAVEDVLTARITNTGQVCTCAERVYVHSSVREEFEEKYLDAAREISVGPPEDDPDMGPQVNEREFEKTEAAVQRAREQGAEVRLGGSEPSGEAFERGYWYEPTVVTGVEQDMDIMQQEVFGPVTPIMEIDSLDQAIEYANDSRYGLSAYLFTNDYRVAMRAAEDLEFGETYINRTLGESWQAHHIGWNESGMGGEDGKYGFLKYTQLKTVYHNYS; encoded by the coding sequence ATGTCAGCCGAACATCCCCAACCCGGAGGGCACTATATCGCCGGCCAGTGGCGAGACTCCGCCGGCACCGACTACACTGCCGTTCGCAATCCAGCGACCGAAGAGGTGCTCGAGGAGTATCCGAACGCGACCCCAGCGGAGGTTCGGGAGGCGATCGACGCCGCCAACCAGGCACAGGTCGACTGGGGGCGACGTCCGGCGAAGGAGCGTGGGGATCTCGTCCGCGAGGTTGCGGACCTACTGCTCGCCCACCAGGACGAACTCGCGAGTCTCCTCGTCGAGGAGCAGGGGAAGCCCCGCTCGGTCGCCGAGGGCGAAATCGCAGCCTCGGCCGATCTCGCGGAGTACATGGCCGAGTGGGATCGACGGATCGAGGGAGACATCCTCCCCGGCGACAGCCGGGACGAGAGCATCCACCTGCAGCGACAACCCGTCGGCGTCGTCGCTGGCATCATCCCGTGGAACTACCCCATCGCGGTCTTCATTCGGAAGTTCGCGCCGGCGCTGACCGCCGGGAACGCGCTGGTGGCGAAGCCGAGCGAGGTCACCCCGATGGCGACGATCCGCCTCGCCGAACTCATCGACGAACACGTCGACCTCCCGGACGGGGTGTTCAACCTCGTCCTCGGCGCCGGCGAGACCGGCGAGGAACTGGTGACCTCGCCGGACGTCGACATGATCTCGATGACCGGCAACGTCGAGACCGGGAAGCAGATTATGCGTCAGGCCGCCGACAACCTCACCGAGGTATCGCTCGAACTCGGCGGGAAGGCCCCCGCTATCGTCTGGAAGGATGCCGACATCGACGCGGCCGTTGAGGACGTCCTGACCGCCCGCATCACGAACACCGGACAGGTGTGTACGTGCGCGGAGCGCGTGTACGTCCACTCTAGCGTCCGCGAGGAGTTCGAGGAGAAGTACCTCGACGCGGCCCGGGAGATCAGCGTCGGCCCGCCCGAGGACGACCCCGATATGGGTCCACAGGTCAACGAACGCGAGTTCGAGAAGACCGAGGCGGCCGTCCAGCGTGCCCGGGAACAGGGTGCCGAGGTCCGTCTCGGCGGGAGCGAACCCTCGGGTGAGGCGTTCGAGCGGGGATACTGGTACGAGCCGACCGTCGTCACCGGCGTCGAACAGGACATGGACATCATGCAACAGGAGGTCTTCGGCCCGGTGACCCCGATCATGGAGATCGACTCCCTCGACCAGGCCATCGAGTACGCCAACGACTCCCGGTACGGGCTGTCCGCGTACCTCTTCACCAACGACTACCGGGTCGCGATGCGTGCCGCCGAGGACCTCGAGTTCGGCGAGACGTACATCAACCGGACGCTGGGGGAGTCCTGGCAGGCCCACCACATCGGCTGGAACGAGTCCGGCATGGGCGGCGAGGACGGCAAGTACGGCTTCCTCAAGTACACCCAACTGAAGACCGTCTACCACAACTACTCGTGA
- a CDS encoding VOC family protein, whose amino-acid sequence MIGTSHHYGVTVSDMDEALEFYRDTLGMEQMDSLSFASEEFSKFVGVEGVDVDLTFLDADGCAVELLEYHEPPGGDANEGVSNNDVGAAHFCLEVDDIDAVYEDLSDEVEFVNPPQTLANGAEVAYMHDPDGNIVELLSE is encoded by the coding sequence ATGATCGGAACATCCCACCACTACGGCGTTACCGTATCGGACATGGACGAAGCGCTCGAGTTCTACCGGGACACGCTCGGTATGGAACAGATGGACAGCCTCTCCTTTGCGAGCGAGGAGTTCAGCAAGTTCGTCGGCGTCGAGGGCGTCGACGTCGACCTGACGTTCCTCGACGCGGACGGCTGTGCCGTCGAACTGCTCGAATACCACGAACCCCCGGGCGGCGACGCGAACGAAGGCGTCTCCAACAACGACGTCGGGGCCGCACACTTCTGTCTCGAAGTCGACGATATCGACGCCGTCTACGAGGACCTCTCGGACGAGGTCGAGTTCGTCAATCCGCCCCAGACGCTCGCGAACGGCGCGGAAGTCGCCTACATGCACGATCCCGACGGTAACATCGTCGAACTGCTCTCCGAGTAA